In Abyssisolibacter fermentans, the genomic stretch ATAGAAGAATTAACGGAAATGGCAAAAGAAATCAAAGAAAACGGAGAAATACCATAACAGATCCAGATGCAAAACATATGAGCGTAAGTAATAATGGGACAGATATATCACATAATGTACAAATATCAGTAGATAGCAAACATGATATAGTGGTAGCAGTAGAAGAATTAAATATTGATGTAGAAAAACAAGAAAATAAAGAAAAAGAAGTAATAACAGCCCTAGCAGATAAAGGATACTATAATGGAGATGATTTATTAAAGTGTAAAAAAGATCATATAAAAACAATAGTAGCAAAACAAAAAAGTGGGTCAAGAACAGGGTATAAAGATTATACAAAAGAAAATTTTAAATATGACAAAGAGAAAGATATATATAAATGAAAAAGCATGTGAAAAATGCAAAAATAAAGATAAGTGCACGACATCAAAAACTTGCCACAGGGTAATAAGAGGAGAATATCAAGATATATACGATGAAGTAGATAAAATAATAATGGAAAATAAAGATTTATATAAGCGAAGGCAAATGATAGTAGAGCATCCATTTGGAACAATAAAACGAGCTTTAGGCTTTACATACTTTCTAACTAGAGGAAATGAAAGTGTTAAAGCTGAGTCTTACATGCACTTTTTTACCTATAACTAAAAAAGAGTAATAAACGTGGTAGGAATAGATAAGCTAATGAAGGTATAAAAGTTAAAAAAAAGTATTTTTTGCATATTTAAGATATGTAAATTTTTTTGTGTTCTTAAGATTAAATACTTGTTAAATTTATGTATTTCAAAACAAAAAAGCAGACTGTTTTTACGCAGTCTGCCGTCCCCAAATTCTCCCTCAAATTCCCGCTCTCACATATTTATTTACTAATATAAGGAGATTTATTCGTGAGTAAATGGTAAAATATAAAAGGAAATTATCCAGAAACTTAGTGCCACTTATCTGCTATTTGTAGAAGTGAGAGTCT encodes the following:
- a CDS encoding transposase, which gives rise to MTKRKIYINEKACEKCKNKDKCTTSKTCHRVIRGEYQDIYDEVDKIIMENKDLYKRRQMIVEHPFGTIKRALGFTYFLTRGNESVKAESYMHFFTYN